The Megalops cyprinoides isolate fMegCyp1 chromosome 10, fMegCyp1.pri, whole genome shotgun sequence genome window below encodes:
- the dscc1 gene encoding sister chromatid cohesion protein DCC1, with protein MRTLEEVHATIQIAKLKEEDLQPTVHCLSFGENVDSGDYCLMELDESLCKHIECGKSLVIRGDKDEHAALCSEDKTYDLKIADTSNLLLLVPGCKTPDQLSGDQGSPKLVHTQIWGFSNSYWELRRQRPKLKKVKKLLMESPYEGPSFGQAEEDSGQKYTMEDLLDRIQASEAEIVAQLQNIHACKIDGYWRVLDFDYEMKLLGHVTQLVDSESWSFSKVPLSTSLEELGPLEPKEMIEHCLNCYGRRYTDKDGEVCFALNEDKVCQVTACMLLQNAVKFNLSEFQEVWQQSVPEGMSTRLDQLRGVALVDRSSRPETISLLRVEDLPEDTLERFNCLFSMREKWTEDDIAPYIQDLCGEKQTTGALLTKYARSSMQHGVKVYNSRRPVAT; from the exons ATGCGAACTTTAGAGGAAGTACACGCTACAATTCAAATCGCTAAACTGAAAGAGGAGGACTTACAACCTACCGTTCACTGCTTGTCTTTCGGCGAAAATGTCGATTCCGGGGACTATTGTCTTATGGAACTGGACGAAAGCCTTTGCAAACACATCGAATGTGGTAAAAg TCTTGTAATCAGGGGAGACAAGGATGAACACGCAGCTCTGTGCAGTGAAGACAAGACGTACGACCTTAAGATAGCTGACACATCTAACTTACTCCTCCTCGTTCCCGGCTGCAAGACCCCAGATCAGCTCTCCGGAGATCAGGGCAGCCCTAAGCTCGTCCATACCCAG ATTTGGGGTTTCTCCAATAGCTACTGGGAGCTGAGGCGACAGCGGCCTAAGCTAAAGAAAGTGAAGAAGCTGCTGATGGAGAGTCCTTATGAGGGGCCGTCATTCGGCCAGGCGGAGGAGGACTCGGGGCAGAAG TATACAATGGAGGACTTGCTTGATAGAATTCAAGCAAGTGAGGCAGAAATAGTGGCCCAGCTTCAGAACATCCATGCCTGTAAAATTGATG GTTACTGGAGGGTCCTGGATTTTGATTATGAGATGAAGCTtctgggtcatgtgacacagctggTGGACTCAGAGTCCTGGTCCTTCAGCAAGGTGCCCCTGAGCACCAGCCTGGAAGAACTGGGGCCTCTTGAGCCCAA AGAGATGATTGAGCACTGCTTGAACTGCTATGGGAGACGTTACACTGACAAAG ACGGCGAGGTGTGCTTCGCGCTAAATGAGGACAAGGTGTGCCAGGTCACCGCGTGCATGCTGCTGCAGAACGCCGTCAAGTTTAACCTGTCGGAGTTCCAGGAGGTGTGGCAGCAGAGCGTCCCTGAGGGAATGAGCACCAGGCTGGACCAGCTCAGG GGTGTGGCATTGGTGGACCGCAGCTCCAGACCAGAGACCATATCCCTGCTGAGAGTGGAGGACCTTCCTGAGGACACACTAGAGCGCTTCAACTGTTTGTTTAGCATGAGGGAGAAGTGGACTGAGGACGACATTGCCCCCTACATACA GGACCTGTGTGGTGAAAAGCAAACGACTGGAGCTCTTCTAACTAAATATGCTCGTTCATCCATGCAACACGGGGTGAAAGTCTACAATTCAAGAAGACCTGTGGCAACCTGA